In the genome of Streptomyces sp. SAI-127, the window ATGCTGGCATGGCTGCCGAGAAAGATCTCCGCGAACTGAGGCAACGGTCCGGACGGCTCATGGACTCCTTCAGACATCTAGGAGGTGCCCATGGGGGATCGGAAACAGGCTCGGGACGAGGAGTTCCAGAGCTTTGTCATCGGCCGCTGGCCACGGCTGATGCGGACGGCATTTCTCCTCACGGGGGAACAGCACGCCGCGGAGGACCTGGTCCAGTCGACGCTCGAACAGGCCTACGTGGCCTGGCGCAGGGTCGGCTCGGCGGACGATCCGGAGGCGTATGTACGGCGCGTGATGATCAACGCGCACGCACGCAAGCACCGCAGGAAGCTCAGGGAGTTCCTGGCGCGGGGGGACGACTCGGGCCTGGTGCGCGAGATCGCCGACACCGGTGACCGCATCGCCCAGGCCGACGACCGCAGCGCCCTGCTGACGGCGCTGGCCCAACTGCCGCCCAGGCAGCGGGAGGCGGTGGTCCTGCGGTACTGGGAGGACCTGACCGAGACACAGACGGCCGAGGCGATGGGCTGCTCGGTCGGCTCGGTGAAGAGCAACGCGGCCAAGGGAATCGCCAAACTTCGCGCCATACCCGGACTGGCCGACATGGCGACGCAGGGAGGGCGGAAGTGATGAGCGCGGACCGGGAGAAGAGCCACGACATGAGCGACAGCGACATCGCCCTCCTGCTGGCCGACGCCGCCGACGAGGTGGAGATCGGCATAGCCCCCTACCAGGCGGTGCTCCGCGGTGGCCGCAGGCGCCGGGCCCGCCGCTGGGCGGTGGCCGCGGCCACGGCACTGGTGCTCGCGGGGTCCTCGGCGACCCTCGCGGTGGCGGGTCTGCCGGGTGGGGACGGGGACGGGGGCCAGGTGGCGACCCAGCCGCTCGTCCCGGCCGACGCCGACCCGTCCCGGGTCCTGCAGACCACCCTGGCCTCCGGCACCGACCAGGGCACCAAGTGGCGGGTCCTGATCAACGTGTGGTCGGCCCCGCACGACGAGAAGCAGGCCGAGGCCCAGCGCGCCGCCATGGCCCTGCGCAGTGAGACCCCGCCGGACGCCCACGATGCCTCCGACCTCATCGGCAAGATCACGTACTTCGTGTACCGCGACTACGGCGGCAAGTCGACGAAGGTCATGGAGAACACGGTCCCCAAGACGGACCGGCTCACCGGCACGGACCTCATGTCCGGCTCCCTCCCCCTCGAACCCGGCGACACGAAGGACGTCCGTCTCGTCATCGGCTACGTCGCCAAGACCGCCCAGCGCGTCAACTGCACCTGGACGAACGGGACGGCGACGGTGGTGGAGAAGGCCGGCTCCGCGACCGGCACCGACGTCCCGGCGATCCGGTCGGCGGATGGCTCCCCCTACAACTGGTTCGTGTGCGTGGCACCGAAGGGCACCGAGTACGAGACGGCGGAGGTGATCGAGTAGGGAGCCGCCGGGCTCACAGCCACCCCTGTTGTCGGGCCGCCCGTACGGCCTCCATCCGGTTGCGGGTGCCCGTCTTGCCGATGGCGGAGGAGAGGTAGTTGCGGACGGTGGACTCGGAGAGGTGGAGCCTGCCCGCGATGTCGGCGACCGTCGCGCCGTCCGTGGACGCCTTGAGGACATCGCACTCGCGGGCGGTGAGGGGGTTCGGGCCGGCGCTCAGGGCGGCCGCGGCGAGGGCGGGGTCGATCACGGTCTCGCCGGTCAGCACCCGGCGGATCGAGGCCGCCAGCTCCTCCACGGGACCGTCCTTGACGAGGAAACCGGCGGCACCCGCCTCCATGGCCCGGCGGAGGTAGCCGGGGCGTCCGAAGGTGGTCAGGATCAGCACCCGGCAGTCCGGCGCCTGGTCGCGCAGTTCGGCGGCGGCGTCCAGACCGCTCATCCCCGGCAGCTCGATGTCGAGCAGCGCCACGTCGGGGCGGTGGACGAGGGCCGCGTCCACGATCGCGTCCCCGGCCGCGACCTGGGCCACGACCTCGATGTCCGCCTCCATCCCGAGCAGCAGCGCGAGCGCCCCACGCATCATGCCCTGGTCCTCGGCGAGCAGCACGCGGATGGACTTGGCGGCCCGGTGCTCCCGGGGCATCTCGTTCACGGCCCAAGAGTAGGGCGCGTCGGCGGGAGCGGTGGGGGTGCGACGACGTTGCGCCGACGCGCAGGATCCTTGAGAACAGAAGAATCCCTGAAAACAGGAAGAACCGAAGAGGGGACGGCCCCGTACGGCGTCACCCGGCCACCTCGCCGATCCGGGCCCCGCGCACCGCCCCCGCAGGTTCCCCGGACGGCTCCGGCGCCACCGATTCGACCGGCAGCTCGGCCCGCACCACGAACCCGCCCCGTGACCCCGGGCCCGCCTCCAACCACCCACCGGCCGCGGCCAGCCGCTCCGCGAGCCCCTTGAGACCGGTGCCGCCGACGACCGGGACGGGCACCGTGCCGGCGTTCTCAGGGGTGCACTCATCCACGCACTCACCCACGGTCGGCGCCGTGCCCGCCGCCGTCCCCCGGCCGTCGTCCCAGACCCGCAGCCGTACCCGTTCCGCCGAGCCCTGCACGGAGATCTCGCAGCGCTCCGCCCCGCTGTGCCGTACCGCGTTGGTGACCGCCTCGCGGACCACCCAGCCCAGCAGGGCCTCGGTCTGGGCGGCGAGCGGCTGGCCGGAGCGGTGGACGACCGGCTCGATGCCCGCGGCGCGCAGGGCCGAGGAGGCCCGGTCGAGGTCGGTGCTGAGGCTGCCCTCGCGGTAGCCGGTCACCGCCTCGCGGATCTCGGTGAGCGCCTGGCGGCCCACCGACTCGATGTCGGAGACCTGGACGAGCGCCGCGTCCAGATCGCGGGGGGCGAGGCGCCGGGCCGCCTCCGACTTCACCACGATCACCGACAGCGTGTGCCCGAGCAGGTCGTGCAGATCGCGGGAGAACCGCAGCCGCTCCTCCTCGACCGCACGCCGGGCCAGTTCCTCGCGGGCCTCCCGCAACTGCCGTACCGCCTCGGAGAGGGACATGATCGCGGCCGTCACCATCGTGGAGATCCACGTGGCGTATGCGGTGTCGAGTCCGCCCCAGCCGTCGCGGTAGACGGAGGCCGCGCCGGCGACCACGGCCACCAGCGCACCCACCCACCGCAGGTGCGGCAGCCGCACGACCGCGCCCGTCGCGAGCCCGAACAGGGGGAAGAACAGCAGCCAGTTGCCGCCGTACCCCATCGCCAGACCGCAGGTGACCAGTCCCATCAGCACCAGTGCCACCCGTGTGGAAACCGCGTCCCGGGTCTGCTGGTGGAAGGCGCGGAAGGCGACGTAGATGTAGAGCGAGTTGAACGTGAGCAGCCCCAGGCCGCCGATCCACGGGTTGGAGGCCTCGCCCTGGAAGAGGTTGGAGAAGGCGCCCATCCCCAACAGCAGCCACGGCAGCAGACCGAAGCCGCTGCCCAGGCCCGCGTTCGCGGGGACCTCGCCCGCCTTCTGCGCGGCCTTGCACTCGGCGTTGAGGCGCTTCTTGTTCGCCTTGTAGTACCGCTGGTGCTTCCGGGCCTCGCGGACCTTCTCGCGGATCTCGTCCACGCGGCACGAGAGCTTGTCCCCTGTTGTCATACCGACGACGCTACGGATCGCGGAGTCCGCGCGGCAGATGTGCGTGTACGGACTTGGGCAGTACAAATGTCACGGTCCCGGAACCCGGGCGAGACTGCCCCGACGACCAACCTGACACCCCGTCAGGAGTCTTCACAACTGAGGTGGGCTCGGCTATACAGAGGGCGCCGGACTGGAACGCGTTCTAGATCGGCCCGCGACGACCTCGGTGCGGCCGACGGTGCGGACGGCTGTACCGAGGTCTTGACTCCGCCACGGTCGGATCCGCCACTGTCAGGAGCCGTATGCCCATCGACGCAGCCAAGGCCCTCGCCGCCGAGCCCCGGACCGGCGAGATCTCCTGGAACTCCAAGGACGTCCAGCTCTACCAC includes:
- a CDS encoding sensor histidine kinase, yielding MTTGDKLSCRVDEIREKVREARKHQRYYKANKKRLNAECKAAQKAGEVPANAGLGSGFGLLPWLLLGMGAFSNLFQGEASNPWIGGLGLLTFNSLYIYVAFRAFHQQTRDAVSTRVALVLMGLVTCGLAMGYGGNWLLFFPLFGLATGAVVRLPHLRWVGALVAVVAGAASVYRDGWGGLDTAYATWISTMVTAAIMSLSEAVRQLREAREELARRAVEEERLRFSRDLHDLLGHTLSVIVVKSEAARRLAPRDLDAALVQVSDIESVGRQALTEIREAVTGYREGSLSTDLDRASSALRAAGIEPVVHRSGQPLAAQTEALLGWVVREAVTNAVRHSGAERCEISVQGSAERVRLRVWDDGRGTAAGTAPTVGECVDECTPENAGTVPVPVVGGTGLKGLAERLAAAGGWLEAGPGSRGGFVVRAELPVESVAPEPSGEPAGAVRGARIGEVAG
- a CDS encoding response regulator transcription factor, translating into MPREHRAAKSIRVLLAEDQGMMRGALALLLGMEADIEVVAQVAAGDAIVDAALVHRPDVALLDIELPGMSGLDAAAELRDQAPDCRVLILTTFGRPGYLRRAMEAGAAGFLVKDGPVEELAASIRRVLTGETVIDPALAAAALSAGPNPLTARECDVLKASTDGATVADIAGRLHLSESTVRNYLSSAIGKTGTRNRMEAVRAARQQGWL
- a CDS encoding SigE family RNA polymerase sigma factor, yielding MGDRKQARDEEFQSFVIGRWPRLMRTAFLLTGEQHAAEDLVQSTLEQAYVAWRRVGSADDPEAYVRRVMINAHARKHRRKLREFLARGDDSGLVREIADTGDRIAQADDRSALLTALAQLPPRQREAVVLRYWEDLTETQTAEAMGCSVGSVKSNAAKGIAKLRAIPGLADMATQGGRK